In Pseudomonas oryzicola, one DNA window encodes the following:
- a CDS encoding histone deacetylase family protein encodes MLTIYSDDHRLHHGRCELIDGKLMPCFEMPSRADHVLEQVKKRNLGDIQGPTDFGRAPLLRIHSAAYLDFFQGAWARWAALGQEGDLLPFTWPARTLRQKKPTGLHGELGYYSFDAGAPITAGTWQAAYSAAQVALTAQAAIQQGAHSAFALCRPPGHHAAGEVMGGYCYLNNAAIAAQAFLDQGRRKVAILDVDYHHGNGTQDIFYSREDVLFASIHGDPQDEFPFFLGYADETGEGAGEGCNINYPLPAGSDWAAWSAALEDACQRIAAYDADVLVISLGVDTFKDDPISQFKLDSPDYLEMGKRIAQLGKPTLFVMEGGYAVEEIGINAVNVLEGFQRSQPGAR; translated from the coding sequence ATGCTGACGATCTATTCCGATGACCACCGCCTGCACCATGGCCGCTGCGAGCTGATAGACGGCAAGCTGATGCCCTGCTTCGAAATGCCTTCGCGCGCCGACCATGTGCTCGAACAAGTAAAAAAGCGCAACCTCGGCGACATCCAGGGCCCCACCGATTTCGGCCGCGCGCCACTCCTGCGCATCCACAGCGCCGCTTACCTGGACTTCTTCCAAGGCGCCTGGGCGCGCTGGGCCGCACTGGGCCAGGAAGGCGACCTGCTGCCGTTCACCTGGCCCGCACGCACCCTGCGCCAGAAAAAGCCCACCGGCCTGCACGGTGAGTTGGGTTATTACAGCTTCGATGCCGGAGCACCAATCACCGCCGGTACCTGGCAGGCTGCCTACAGCGCCGCCCAGGTGGCCCTGACCGCCCAGGCCGCAATCCAGCAGGGCGCTCATTCAGCCTTCGCCCTGTGCCGCCCGCCAGGACACCACGCCGCCGGCGAAGTCATGGGCGGCTATTGCTACCTGAACAACGCCGCCATCGCCGCCCAGGCGTTCCTCGACCAAGGCCGGCGCAAAGTCGCCATCCTTGACGTCGACTACCACCATGGCAATGGCACCCAGGACATTTTCTACAGCCGCGAGGATGTGTTGTTCGCTTCGATTCATGGTGACCCGCAGGACGAATTCCCGTTCTTCCTCGGCTATGCCGACGAGACCGGCGAGGGTGCCGGAGAAGGCTGCAACATCAATTATCCACTGCCCGCCGGCAGCGACTGGGCCGCCTGGAGCGCCGCTCTGGAGGACGCCTGCCAGCGCATCGCTGCCTATGACGCCGACGTACTGGTGATCTCGCTGGGCGTGGACACCTTCAAGGACGACCCGATCTCGCAGTTCAAGCTGGACAGCCCAGACTACCTGGAGATGGGCAAGCGCATCGCGCAGCTCGGCAAGCCGACCCTGTTCGTGATGGAGGGTGGTTACGCTGTGGAAGAAATCGGTATCAACGCAGTCAATGTGCTGGAAGGCTTCCAGCGCAGCCAACCAGGAGCCCGGTAA
- a CDS encoding AraC family transcriptional regulator: protein MLHSHLTTLNAVSLILNVFQADGCEASALLAGSGIGPADLGHADARITTQQELQVCANAVARREDIGLELGRRMHVSCYGMLGYALLSSATLGDALHLALQYPALLGTVFKLRLLDDGQRVWFSASDCHDSPALTAFNAEFCLVSLKVICDDLLGRPLPLLGARFEHARPSYHALYADAFQCPVGFDAEDNAFAFERRWLDMPLPLADPITHKAMSERCRRLNLEFTGRQAWLGRIRQLLAQQLDAAPGLEGLARQMNCSSRTLRRHLQALGSSYQQLLDELRFERAKQLLADEQMPIYRIAEALGFSETASFRHAFQRWSGVAPSHFRG, encoded by the coding sequence ATGCTGCACAGCCACCTGACTACTCTCAACGCGGTTTCGCTGATCCTCAACGTCTTCCAGGCTGACGGTTGCGAGGCGTCGGCGCTGCTGGCCGGCAGCGGCATCGGCCCGGCAGACCTGGGGCATGCCGATGCACGTATCACCACCCAGCAGGAACTGCAGGTATGCGCCAACGCCGTTGCCCGGCGCGAGGACATCGGCCTGGAACTGGGCCGGCGCATGCATGTGTCGTGCTACGGCATGCTCGGTTACGCCCTGCTCTCCAGTGCCACTTTGGGTGACGCCTTGCACCTGGCGTTGCAGTATCCGGCACTGCTGGGAACAGTCTTCAAGCTGCGCTTGCTCGACGACGGTCAACGGGTCTGGTTCAGCGCCAGCGATTGCCATGACAGCCCTGCCCTGACCGCCTTCAATGCCGAGTTCTGCCTGGTTTCGCTGAAAGTCATCTGCGACGACCTGCTCGGTCGCCCGCTGCCGTTGCTGGGCGCCCGCTTCGAACACGCTCGGCCCAGCTATCACGCGCTCTACGCCGATGCATTCCAGTGCCCGGTCGGTTTCGACGCCGAGGACAATGCCTTTGCTTTCGAACGCCGCTGGCTGGATATGCCGCTGCCATTGGCCGATCCGATTACCCACAAGGCCATGAGCGAACGCTGCCGGCGCCTGAACCTGGAATTCACTGGCCGCCAGGCCTGGCTGGGGCGGATCCGCCAACTGCTGGCCCAGCAACTGGATGCGGCGCCCGGGCTGGAAGGCCTGGCGCGGCAGATGAACTGTTCATCGCGTACCCTGCGCCGGCATTTGCAGGCCTTGGGCAGCAGTTATCAGCAACTGCTGGATGAGCTGAGGTTCGAGCGGGCCAAGCAGCTGCTGGCTGACGAGCAGATGCCGATCTACCGGATTGCCGAGGCGCTGGGATTCAGCGAAACCGCCAGCTTCCGGCATGCCTTCCAACGCTGGAGTGGCGTGGCACCCAGCCATTTTCGCGGTTGA
- the aspA gene encoding aspartate ammonia-lyase, whose product MSSAASFRVEKDLLGTLEVPADAYYGIQTLRAANNFHLSGVPLSHYPKLVVALAMVKQAAADANRELGHLSDAKHAAITAACARLIKGDYHDQFVVDMIQGGAGTSTNMNANEVIANVALEAMGHQKGEYQYLHPNNDVNMAQSTNDAYPTAIRLGLLLGHDALLASLDSLIQAFAAKGKEFDHVLKMGRTQLQDAVPMTLGQEFRAFATTMTEDLQRLRSLAPELLTEINLGGTAIGTGINADPGYQALAVQRLAAISGQPLVPAADLIEATSDMGAFVLFSGMLKRTAVKLSKICNDLRLLSSGPRTGINEINLPARQPGSSIMPGKVNPVIPEAVNQVAFAIMGNDLALTVAAEGGQLQLNVMEPLIAYKIFDSIRLLQRAMDMLREHCIVGITANEQRCRELVEHSIGLVTALNPYIGYENATRIARVALETGRGVLELVREEKLLDDAMLDDILRPENMIAPRLVPLKA is encoded by the coding sequence ATGTCCTCCGCTGCATCGTTCCGCGTCGAAAAAGATCTGCTTGGTACCCTTGAAGTCCCTGCCGATGCCTACTACGGCATCCAGACCCTGCGCGCTGCCAACAACTTCCACCTCTCCGGTGTTCCGCTGTCGCACTACCCGAAGCTGGTCGTGGCCCTGGCCATGGTCAAGCAGGCCGCTGCCGACGCCAACCGTGAGCTGGGTCACCTGAGCGATGCCAAGCACGCTGCCATCACCGCAGCCTGCGCCCGCCTGATCAAAGGCGACTACCACGACCAGTTCGTGGTCGACATGATCCAGGGTGGTGCCGGTACTTCCACCAACATGAACGCGAACGAAGTCATTGCCAACGTCGCGCTGGAGGCCATGGGCCACCAGAAGGGTGAATACCAGTACCTGCACCCGAACAACGACGTGAACATGGCGCAGTCGACCAACGACGCCTACCCGACGGCCATCCGTCTGGGCCTGCTGCTGGGTCATGACGCCCTGCTGGCCAGCCTCGACAGCCTGATCCAGGCTTTCGCTGCCAAAGGCAAAGAGTTCGACCACGTACTGAAGATGGGCCGTACCCAGCTGCAGGACGCGGTGCCGATGACTCTGGGCCAGGAATTCCGCGCCTTCGCCACCACCATGACCGAAGACCTGCAGCGCCTGCGTTCGCTGGCTCCGGAACTGCTGACCGAAATCAACCTGGGCGGTACCGCCATCGGCACCGGCATCAACGCCGACCCAGGCTACCAGGCCCTGGCCGTACAGCGCCTGGCCGCCATCAGCGGCCAACCGCTGGTACCGGCTGCCGACCTGATCGAAGCCACCTCCGACATGGGCGCCTTCGTGCTGTTCTCCGGCATGCTCAAGCGTACCGCCGTCAAGCTGTCGAAGATCTGCAACGACCTGCGCCTGCTGTCCAGCGGCCCGCGCACCGGCATCAACGAGATCAACCTGCCGGCGCGTCAGCCAGGCAGCTCGATCATGCCAGGCAAGGTCAACCCGGTTATTCCGGAAGCAGTCAACCAGGTGGCCTTCGCCATCATGGGCAACGACCTGGCACTGACCGTCGCCGCTGAAGGTGGCCAGCTGCAGCTGAACGTGATGGAACCGCTGATCGCCTACAAGATCTTCGATTCGATCCGCCTGCTCCAGCGCGCCATGGACATGCTGCGCGAACACTGCATCGTCGGCATTACTGCCAACGAACAGCGCTGCCGTGAACTGGTCGAACACTCGATCGGCCTGGTCACCGCTCTGAACCCGTACATCGGCTACGAAAACGCCACCCGTATCGCCCGCGTTGCCCTGGAAACTGGCCGCGGTGTGCTGGAACTGGTGCGTGAAGAGAAGCTGCTGGACGACGCGATGCTCGACGACATCCTGCGCCCCGAGAACATGATCGCTCCTCGTCTGGTTCCGCTGAAGGCATAA
- a CDS encoding LysR substrate-binding domain-containing protein, producing the protein MNLESKWLEDFSALAATRSFSQAAERRFVTQPAFSRRIRSLEAALGLQLVNRSRTPIELTEAGQLFLVTARTVVDQLSEILRHLHHLEGGQGEVVQVAAAHSLASGFFPRWVAQLRNDGLNIATRLVATNVGDAVHALREGGCDLMLAFYDPDAALQMDAEIFPSLHMGTTEMLPVCAVDADGKPLFDLEGEGSVPLLAYTAGAFLGRSVNLLLRQRNLRYTTVYETAMADSLKSMALEGMGIAWVPRLSMRGELERGELAICGGSQWHVPLEIRLYRCALVRKANVRLLWRKLEGAAMVDSKVSQGPEK; encoded by the coding sequence GTGAACCTTGAAAGCAAATGGCTGGAAGACTTCAGCGCGCTGGCGGCTACCCGTAGTTTTTCCCAGGCGGCAGAGCGACGTTTCGTGACCCAACCCGCATTCAGCCGGCGCATCCGCAGCCTGGAAGCGGCGTTGGGCCTGCAACTGGTGAACCGTTCCCGCACGCCGATAGAATTGACCGAGGCTGGCCAACTATTTCTGGTCACGGCACGTACCGTTGTCGACCAGTTGAGCGAAATTCTTCGCCACTTGCATCATCTTGAGGGTGGGCAAGGCGAAGTGGTGCAGGTAGCTGCGGCTCACTCCCTGGCCTCGGGCTTTTTCCCCCGTTGGGTGGCCCAGTTGCGCAACGACGGCCTGAACATTGCCACCCGTTTGGTTGCGACCAACGTCGGAGATGCCGTGCATGCATTGCGCGAAGGTGGCTGCGACCTGATGCTGGCCTTTTATGACCCGGACGCCGCATTGCAGATGGACGCCGAAATCTTCCCATCGCTGCACATGGGCACTACCGAAATGCTGCCGGTGTGCGCCGTAGATGCCGACGGGAAGCCGTTGTTCGACCTTGAGGGCGAGGGCAGCGTGCCCCTGCTGGCCTATACCGCCGGTGCATTCCTCGGTCGCTCGGTCAACTTGCTGCTGCGCCAGCGTAACCTGCGCTATACCACGGTCTATGAAACCGCCATGGCCGACAGTCTCAAGAGCATGGCGCTGGAGGGCATGGGCATCGCCTGGGTGCCGCGCCTGTCGATGCGTGGCGAGCTCGAACGGGGTGAGCTGGCAATCTGTGGCGGCAGCCAATGGCACGTGCCGCTGGAGATCCGCCTGTATCGCTGCGCCCTGGTACGCAAGGCCAACGTAAGGCTGCTGTGGCGCAAGTTGGAGGGGGCAGCCATGGTTGACTCGAAAGTCAGCCAAGGCCCCGAAAAATAA
- the purE gene encoding 5-(carboxyamino)imidazole ribonucleotide mutase, with translation MSALVGVIMGSKSDWSTLSHTADMLEKLGIPYEVKVVSAHRTPDLLFQYAEEAEGRGIEVIIAGAGGAAHLPGMCAAKTHLPVLGVPVQSSMLSGVDSLLSIVQMPAGVPVATLAIGRAGAVNAALLSASILGAKYPQYHTALKQFRTEQTETVLDNPDPRQA, from the coding sequence ATGAGTGCACTGGTTGGCGTGATCATGGGCTCCAAGTCCGATTGGTCCACCCTTAGCCACACCGCCGATATGCTGGAAAAACTCGGCATTCCCTACGAAGTGAAGGTGGTTTCCGCCCACCGCACCCCGGACTTGCTGTTCCAGTACGCCGAAGAGGCTGAAGGGCGGGGCATCGAGGTGATCATCGCCGGTGCCGGTGGCGCAGCCCACTTGCCTGGCATGTGCGCGGCCAAGACCCACCTGCCGGTGCTGGGCGTACCGGTGCAATCGTCGATGTTGTCGGGTGTCGATTCCCTGCTGTCGATCGTGCAGATGCCTGCCGGCGTACCGGTTGCCACCCTGGCCATCGGCCGTGCCGGTGCGGTCAATGCTGCACTGCTGTCGGCCAGCATCCTCGGTGCCAAATACCCGCAGTACCACACGGCGCTCAAGCAGTTCCGCACGGAGCAGACCGAGACCGTGCTGGACAACCCAGACCCGCGCCAGGCTTGA
- a CDS encoding 5-(carboxyamino)imidazole ribonucleotide synthase → MKIGVIGGGQLGRMLALAGTPLGMNFAFLDPAPDACAAPLGEHLRADYGDQDHLRQLADEVDLVTFEFESVPAETVAFLSQFVPVYPSAEALRIARDRLFEKSMFRDLGIPTPAFADILSQADLDAAVASIGLPAVLKTRTLGYDGKGQKVLRTAEDVVGTFAELGSVPCLLEGFVPFTGEVSLVAVRARDGETRFYPLVHNTHESGILRLSVASQAHPLQALAEDYVGRVLKQLDYVGVLAFEFFEVDGGLKANEIAPRVHNSGHWTIEGAECSQFENHLRAVAGLPLGSTAKVGESAMLNFIGEVPAVDKVVAIGDCHLHHYGKAFKAGRKVGHATLRCHDMATLERKIAEVEGLIGN, encoded by the coding sequence ATGAAGATCGGTGTAATCGGTGGCGGCCAGCTGGGCCGCATGCTGGCCCTGGCGGGTACCCCGCTGGGCATGAACTTCGCCTTCCTCGATCCGGCACCAGATGCCTGTGCCGCGCCACTGGGCGAGCACCTGCGCGCCGACTACGGTGACCAGGACCACCTGCGCCAACTGGCCGACGAAGTCGACCTGGTCACCTTCGAGTTCGAAAGCGTCCCGGCCGAGACCGTGGCCTTCCTTTCGCAGTTCGTGCCGGTATACCCCAGCGCCGAAGCGCTGCGCATCGCCCGCGACCGCCTGTTCGAGAAAAGCATGTTCCGCGACCTGGGTATCCCCACCCCGGCATTCGCCGACATCCTCTCGCAGGCAGACCTGGACGCCGCAGTGGCCAGCATCGGCCTGCCGGCCGTGCTGAAAACCCGCACCCTGGGTTACGACGGCAAGGGCCAGAAGGTACTGCGCACGGCTGAGGACGTGGTCGGTACCTTCGCCGAGCTGGGCAGTGTGCCGTGCCTGCTGGAAGGCTTCGTCCCGTTCACCGGCGAAGTGTCGCTGGTGGCCGTACGTGCCCGCGATGGCGAAACCCGCTTCTACCCGCTGGTGCACAACACCCATGAAAGCGGCATCCTGCGCCTGTCGGTCGCCAGTCAGGCGCACCCGCTGCAGGCCCTGGCCGAAGACTACGTGGGCCGCGTGCTCAAGCAACTGGACTATGTCGGTGTGCTGGCCTTCGAGTTCTTCGAAGTCGACGGTGGCCTGAAGGCCAACGAGATCGCCCCGCGCGTGCACAACTCCGGGCACTGGACCATCGAAGGCGCCGAGTGCAGCCAGTTCGAGAACCACCTGCGTGCCGTCGCCGGCCTGCCACTGGGTTCGACTGCCAAGGTGGGCGAGAGCGCGATGCTCAACTTCATCGGTGAAGTGCCGGCCGTGGACAAGGTGGTCGCCATCGGTGATTGCCACCTGCATCACTATGGCAAGGCGTTCAAGGCCGGGCGCAAGGTCGGCCACGCCACCCTGCGTTGCCACGACATGGCGACCCTGGAGCGCAAGATTGCCGAAGTAGAAGGCCTGATCGGCAACTGA
- a CDS encoding GlsB/YeaQ/YmgE family stress response membrane protein, protein MGIIGTIFIGLIVGLLARFIKPGDDSMGWIMTILLGIAGSLLATYGGQALGIYQAGQAAGFLGALVGAVVLLVIYGFIKKR, encoded by the coding sequence ATGGGCATCATTGGAACCATCTTCATCGGCCTCATCGTCGGCCTGCTGGCTCGCTTCATCAAGCCGGGCGACGACAGCATGGGCTGGATCATGACCATCCTGCTAGGTATTGCCGGCTCCCTGCTGGCCACCTATGGCGGCCAGGCGTTGGGCATTTACCAGGCCGGGCAGGCTGCAGGCTTCCTTGGCGCCCTGGTGGGTGCGGTCGTACTACTGGTGATCTACGGATTCATCAAGAAGCGTTGA
- a CDS encoding DUF3299 domain-containing protein: protein MPGNSSELPSIFMRALFLAPLLLVSALAHAELPETDWLELMPKSDQKALEQMPEIDHNSPEAMGTFTAKGGLKQSKGLPAVMYSTKTVAAMNGKDIRLGGYPVPLESDAKGNSTLFFLVPYPGACIHVPPPPPNQLVLVRYPKGLKIDDIYTPLWVSGTLKVEKVSNDLADAAYALDAGKVRVVEDADL, encoded by the coding sequence ATGCCCGGCAATTCTTCCGAGTTGCCGAGCATTTTCATGCGTGCCCTTTTCCTTGCCCCCTTGCTGTTGGTCAGTGCCCTGGCCCATGCCGAACTGCCAGAAACCGACTGGCTTGAGCTGATGCCCAAGTCAGACCAGAAGGCGCTCGAGCAGATGCCCGAAATCGACCACAATTCACCGGAAGCCATGGGTACCTTTACCGCCAAGGGCGGCCTGAAGCAGAGCAAGGGCCTGCCGGCGGTGATGTATTCGACCAAGACCGTGGCGGCCATGAATGGCAAGGACATCCGCCTGGGCGGCTACCCGGTGCCGCTGGAAAGCGACGCCAAGGGCAACAGTACGCTGTTCTTCCTGGTGCCATACCCGGGCGCGTGCATCCATGTGCCGCCGCCACCGCCGAACCAGCTGGTGCTGGTGCGCTACCCGAAAGGCCTGAAAATCGATGACATCTACACACCGCTGTGGGTCAGCGGCACGCTGAAGGTGGAGAAGGTCAGCAATGACCTGGCCGATGCAGCCTATGCGCTGGATGCCGGGAAGGTGAGGGTGGTGGAGGACGCAGACCTCTGA
- a CDS encoding D-hexose-6-phosphate mutarotase, whose product MATFQVVSEQHGELNCWRISSNHAELLIAQQGAQILSYQRVGEPPLLWLSDQAIFRQGKSVRAGVPVCWPWFGNLQRNPQAVQAMYRGEQAPAHGLVRARDWQLLGIEEAGDVLRIEFELPEAQGDLPGWPHDVELKLVVELGEDLQLNLTSRNMGNTPVTISQALHSYFAVSDVRQARVEGVEGLGYIETLADWEQRQQQDALAFAGETDRIYLATPPKLSIVDPHWNRRITLTSSGSRSAVIWNPWTERARELPDMADDGWQRMLCIETANVWDDLVELQPGASSSLGVRIGCEVI is encoded by the coding sequence ATGGCTACCTTCCAGGTCGTAAGCGAGCAACATGGCGAACTCAACTGCTGGCGTATCAGCAGCAACCACGCCGAACTACTGATCGCCCAGCAGGGCGCGCAGATCCTCAGCTACCAGCGGGTTGGCGAGCCGCCGCTGCTGTGGCTGAGCGACCAGGCCATCTTCCGCCAGGGCAAGTCGGTACGCGCCGGGGTGCCGGTGTGCTGGCCGTGGTTCGGCAACCTGCAGCGCAACCCCCAGGCCGTGCAGGCCATGTACCGTGGTGAACAGGCGCCTGCCCACGGCCTGGTGCGCGCACGCGACTGGCAGTTGCTGGGCATCGAGGAAGCGGGCGACGTCCTGCGCATCGAATTCGAACTGCCGGAAGCGCAGGGTGACCTGCCCGGCTGGCCCCACGACGTCGAGCTGAAGCTGGTGGTGGAGCTGGGCGAGGACTTGCAGCTGAACCTCACCAGCCGCAACATGGGCAATACCCCCGTTACCATCAGCCAGGCCCTGCATAGTTACTTTGCGGTCAGTGACGTGCGCCAGGCGCGGGTCGAGGGGGTCGAGGGGCTGGGCTATATCGAGACCCTGGCTGACTGGGAACAGCGTCAGCAGCAAGATGCGCTGGCCTTCGCCGGGGAGACCGACCGGATCTACCTCGCGACCCCGCCAAAACTGAGCATTGTCGACCCGCATTGGAACCGGCGTATTACCTTGACCAGCAGCGGGTCGCGCTCGGCGGTGATCTGGAACCCCTGGACCGAACGGGCGCGGGAGTTGCCGGACATGGCCGATGACGGGTGGCAGCGGATGCTGTGCATCGAAACGGCGAATGTGTGGGATGACCTGGTGGAGTTGCAGCCTGGAGCCAGCAGTTCGCTGGGGGTCAGGATTGGCTGTGAAGTGATCTGA
- a CDS encoding acyl-CoA thioesterase yields the protein MIELEQEDPIPQGDLALQITALPRETNGFGDIFGGWLVAQMDLAGTAMASRVAGGRVATVAIDRMAFLVPVAVGAQLSFYTQTLEIGRSSIQMMVEVWSDDPLSSEWRKVTEAVFVFVAIDGSGRTRSVPRR from the coding sequence ATGATTGAGCTCGAACAAGAAGATCCTATCCCGCAGGGCGACCTGGCCTTGCAGATCACCGCACTCCCGCGCGAGACCAACGGGTTTGGCGATATCTTTGGCGGCTGGTTGGTCGCCCAGATGGACCTGGCCGGGACCGCCATGGCCAGTCGTGTCGCCGGAGGCCGTGTGGCCACCGTGGCCATCGACCGCATGGCTTTCCTGGTGCCAGTGGCCGTTGGCGCACAGTTGTCTTTCTATACCCAGACCCTGGAAATCGGCCGCAGCTCGATCCAGATGATGGTCGAAGTATGGAGCGACGACCCGCTGTCCAGCGAATGGCGCAAGGTCACCGAAGCGGTCTTCGTCTTCGTCGCCATCGACGGTAGTGGCCGCACCCGCTCCGTACCTCGTCGCTGA
- a CDS encoding MFS transporter, with the protein MTSVPSSIEQPSRPLTRSDYKTLSLSALGGALEFYDFIIFVFFATVVGKLFFPADMPEWLRLMQTFGIFAAGYLARPLGGIIMAHFGDLLGRKKMFTLSIFMMALPTLIMGLLPTYAQIGLWAPILLLMMRVIQGAAIGGEVPGAWVFVSEHVPARNTGYACGTLTAGLTAGILLGSLVATLINSVYSAEEVADYAWRIPFLLGGVFGLFSVYLRRWLHETPVFAEMQQRKALAEELPLRAVLRDHRGPIVLSMLLTWMLSAGIVVVILMTPALLQSIYHISPTDSLKANSLAIVLLSFGCIGAGSLADRFGAGRVFVIGSLLLLASSWTFYHSLPTRPELLFPLYAVTGLCVGVIGAVPYVMVKAFPAVVRFSGLSFSYNVAYAIFGGLTPMVVTALLKVSPMAPAYYVAGLCAVGLLVGLYLLANKR; encoded by the coding sequence ATGACTTCCGTGCCGAGCAGTATCGAGCAGCCTTCGCGGCCGCTGACCCGCAGTGACTACAAGACCCTCTCACTGTCCGCACTGGGCGGCGCGCTGGAGTTCTACGACTTCATCATCTTCGTATTCTTCGCCACTGTGGTCGGCAAGCTGTTCTTCCCTGCCGACATGCCCGAATGGCTGCGCCTGATGCAAACCTTCGGCATCTTCGCTGCCGGCTACCTGGCGCGACCGCTGGGCGGCATCATCATGGCCCATTTCGGTGACCTGCTTGGGCGCAAGAAGATGTTCACCCTGAGTATCTTCATGATGGCCCTGCCAACATTGATCATGGGCCTGTTACCGACCTATGCGCAGATCGGCCTGTGGGCACCGATCCTGCTGCTGATGATGCGCGTGATCCAGGGCGCGGCAATCGGTGGCGAGGTACCAGGAGCCTGGGTGTTTGTGTCCGAGCACGTGCCGGCGCGCAACACAGGCTATGCCTGCGGCACCCTCACTGCCGGCCTGACCGCGGGCATCTTGCTCGGTTCGCTGGTTGCCACCCTGATCAACAGCGTCTACAGCGCAGAAGAAGTAGCCGATTACGCCTGGCGCATCCCGTTCCTGCTTGGCGGTGTGTTCGGCCTGTTCTCGGTGTACCTGCGCCGCTGGTTGCACGAAACCCCTGTGTTTGCCGAGATGCAGCAACGCAAGGCGCTGGCCGAGGAGCTGCCGCTGCGTGCCGTGCTGCGTGACCATCGTGGCCCGATCGTGCTGTCGATGCTGCTGACCTGGATGCTGTCTGCCGGCATCGTGGTGGTCATCCTGATGACTCCGGCGTTGTTGCAGAGCATCTACCATATCAGCCCGACCGATTCCCTCAAGGCGAACAGCCTGGCGATCGTGCTGCTCAGCTTCGGCTGCATCGGCGCGGGCAGTCTGGCCGACCGCTTTGGTGCTGGCCGTGTGTTCGTGATCGGCAGCCTGCTGCTGCTGGCGAGCTCCTGGACCTTCTACCACAGCCTGCCGACCCGGCCCGAGCTGCTGTTCCCGCTGTATGCGGTGACCGGTTTGTGCGTGGGCGTGATCGGTGCGGTGCCTTATGTGATGGTCAAGGCGTTTCCGGCGGTGGTGCGGTTCAGTGGGCTATCGTTCTCGTACAACGTGGCCTACGCCATCTTTGGCGGGTTGACGCCGATGGTGGTGACTGCGCTGTTGAAGGTCAGCCCGATGGCGCCTGCCTACTATGTGGCGGGGCTGTGCGCCGTTGGCCTGCTGGTAGGGCTGTATCTGCTCGCCAACAAGCGCTAA
- a CDS encoding phosphate ABC transporter substrate-binding protein PstS, translating into MKLKRLMAALTFAAAGVATANAVAAVDPAIPTYTKTTGVSGNLSSVGSDTLANLMTLWAEAYKKEYPNVNIQIQAAGSSTAPPALTEGTANLGPMSRKMKDVELQAFEQKYGYKPTAIPVAVDALAVFVHKDNPIKGLTMAQVDAIFSSTRLCGGKADVKTWGDLGVTGDLANKPIQLFGRNSVSGTYGYFKEEALCKGDFKPNVNEQPGSASVVQSISSSLNGIGYSGIGYKTASVKTVALAKKEGGEFVEDNEANALNGTYPLSRFLYVYVNKAPNKPLAPLEAEFVKLVLSQAGQQIVVKDGYIPLPAKVVDKTLADLGLSHSGSVAKK; encoded by the coding sequence ATGAAACTGAAGCGTTTGATGGCGGCCCTCACCTTTGCCGCCGCTGGCGTTGCAACCGCCAACGCGGTAGCCGCTGTCGATCCTGCAATCCCGACCTACACCAAGACCACCGGTGTTTCGGGCAACCTCTCCAGCGTTGGTTCCGACACCCTCGCGAACCTGATGACACTGTGGGCCGAGGCCTACAAGAAGGAATACCCGAACGTAAACATCCAGATTCAGGCTGCCGGCTCCTCCACCGCGCCACCCGCGCTGACCGAAGGCACCGCCAACCTCGGCCCGATGAGCCGCAAGATGAAGGATGTCGAGCTGCAGGCTTTCGAGCAGAAGTACGGCTACAAACCAACCGCTATCCCGGTTGCCGTCGATGCCCTGGCCGTGTTCGTACACAAGGACAACCCGATCAAAGGCCTGACCATGGCCCAGGTCGACGCGATCTTCTCCTCCACCCGCCTGTGCGGTGGCAAAGCCGACGTCAAGACCTGGGGTGACCTGGGCGTGACCGGCGACCTGGCCAACAAGCCAATCCAGTTGTTCGGCCGCAACTCGGTATCCGGCACCTATGGCTACTTCAAGGAAGAAGCCCTGTGCAAAGGCGACTTCAAGCCTAACGTCAATGAACAGCCTGGTTCGGCTTCGGTCGTGCAGTCGATCAGCTCCTCGCTGAACGGCATCGGCTACTCGGGCATTGGCTACAAGACCGCCAGCGTCAAGACGGTAGCCCTGGCCAAGAAAGAAGGCGGCGAGTTCGTTGAAGACAACGAAGCCAACGCCCTGAACGGCACCTACCCGCTGTCGCGCTTCCTGTACGTGTATGTCAACAAGGCGCCGAACAAGCCGCTGGCTCCGCTGGAGGCCGAGTTCGTCAAGCTGGTGCTGTCGCAAGCCGGCCAGCAGATCGTGGTGAAGGATGGCTACATCCCGCTGCCAGCGAAGGTCGTCGACAAGACCCTGGCTGACCTGGGCCTGTCCCACTCGGGTAGCGTCGCAAAAAAGTAA